In Sphingobacterium sp. lm-10, one DNA window encodes the following:
- a CDS encoding malate:quinone oxidoreductase, whose product MGKKTTKTEVDVVLIGAGIMSATLGTLIHELSPDITIEILERLDTVAAESSDAWNNAGTGHSALCELNYTPQRPDGSVDISKAIAIAEQYEVSKQFWSYLVEQNVIKNPEEFIRRVPHMSAVFGEKDKQFLKTRYDALTQHNLFKGMEYAEDKSVLNDWIPLMMEDRAADEQVAATKMDIGTDVNFGTLTRDLISYLDDKENIALSKSHEVKDIERLSDGRWEVETKDLQTGNRRKIKAKFVFIGAGGHSLLLLEKSGIPESKGYGGFPVGGQWLRCTNEQVIAQHHAKVYGKASVGAPPMSVPHLDTRYIDGKQALLFGPYAGFSTKFLKKGSYFDLPASIKLSNIRPMLSAGLDNLPLTKYLITEVMKKPKDKLDALKQFLPTAKMEDWEIEKAGQRVQVIKKHPVHGGILEFGTEVVSSADGSIAALLGASPGASTSVAVMINLLKRCFPDRAKADTYRTKLRTMIPSWGKSLNEDAELCASTRKWTHDTLKLY is encoded by the coding sequence ATGGGTAAAAAGACGACAAAGACAGAAGTAGATGTTGTGTTGATCGGGGCGGGCATCATGAGCGCAACCTTGGGAACACTGATCCACGAGCTAAGTCCCGATATCACAATTGAGATTTTAGAACGATTGGATACCGTTGCAGCCGAAAGCTCAGATGCCTGGAATAATGCTGGCACCGGACATTCTGCCCTCTGTGAACTTAACTACACACCACAACGCCCCGATGGCTCTGTGGATATAAGTAAAGCGATCGCTATTGCCGAACAATATGAGGTATCAAAGCAATTTTGGTCGTATTTGGTCGAGCAAAATGTAATCAAGAATCCAGAAGAATTCATTCGTAGGGTACCGCATATGTCAGCCGTGTTTGGTGAGAAAGATAAGCAGTTCCTAAAGACCCGTTATGACGCATTGACGCAGCACAACTTGTTTAAAGGGATGGAATATGCAGAAGATAAATCTGTATTGAACGATTGGATTCCCTTGATGATGGAAGATCGTGCAGCTGATGAACAAGTTGCCGCTACCAAAATGGACATTGGTACCGATGTAAACTTTGGAACGCTGACACGTGATCTGATCTCCTATTTGGATGATAAAGAAAATATTGCGCTTTCTAAAAGCCACGAGGTAAAAGATATTGAACGCTTGTCTGATGGTAGATGGGAAGTAGAAACCAAGGATCTGCAAACGGGCAATCGAAGAAAAATTAAGGCTAAGTTTGTTTTTATTGGAGCAGGCGGGCATTCATTGCTTTTGTTAGAGAAATCAGGAATACCAGAATCCAAAGGATACGGAGGTTTTCCGGTTGGAGGCCAGTGGTTACGTTGTACCAATGAGCAGGTTATTGCCCAGCATCATGCCAAAGTATATGGAAAAGCGTCGGTGGGAGCACCACCCATGTCAGTACCACATTTGGATACACGGTATATAGATGGCAAGCAAGCATTGTTATTTGGACCATATGCTGGATTTTCAACGAAATTTTTGAAAAAAGGTTCTTATTTTGATCTGCCGGCGTCCATCAAATTGTCCAATATTCGCCCTATGCTATCTGCAGGATTGGATAACCTTCCGCTTACTAAATACCTCATCACAGAAGTGATGAAGAAACCCAAAGATAAATTAGATGCATTAAAGCAGTTTTTGCCTACGGCAAAAATGGAAGATTGGGAGATTGAAAAGGCCGGTCAGCGCGTACAGGTGATCAAAAAACACCCGGTGCATGGTGGGATTTTAGAATTCGGTACCGAGGTGGTATCTAGTGCAGACGGATCTATTGCTGCTCTTTTAGGTGCTTCACCAGGCGCTTCTACATCGGTAGCGGTAATGATCAATTTGTTGAAAAGGTGTTTCCCAGATCGCGCGAAAGCAGATACGTACCGTACTAAATTGCGGACAATGATTCCATCTTGGGGTAAAAGTCTGAATGAGGATGCGGAGCTATGTGCTAGCACCCGTAAATGGACACACGATACACTGAAGCTTTACTAA
- a CDS encoding metallophosphoesterase has product MKELSLYNRRAFIKKAGALGALATLSTLPTFGQGSRSKEIKLTILHTNDVHSRIEPFPMDGSRLQGLGGVARRSTLLKKIRQEEKNLLLLDAGDMFQGTPYFNLFEGQVELELMSKLGYDAGTFGNHEFDNGLAGLSKHFDKANFPFITSNYDFSDTILAGKTKEYIILERSGLKIGVFAVGIQLDGMVDPNNHKGVKYLEPIAVANRLSKKLREEKRCDLVICLSHIGYEYSTDQVSDLVMASQTRGIDLIIGGHTHTFLDKPTEVKNRDGEITLVNQMGYGGANLGRIDYYFDKKSGSKRYLAQHYTIDQTFGEDQQLLG; this is encoded by the coding sequence ATGAAAGAATTATCATTGTACAATAGACGTGCATTTATAAAGAAAGCAGGTGCACTAGGCGCATTAGCTACCTTGAGCACACTACCTACTTTTGGTCAGGGAAGTCGATCCAAAGAAATCAAATTGACCATATTGCACACCAACGATGTGCATAGTCGAATAGAACCCTTTCCGATGGATGGCTCTCGGCTTCAGGGATTGGGCGGTGTGGCCAGAAGAAGTACTTTGTTAAAAAAAATTCGTCAAGAAGAAAAAAACCTACTTCTGCTAGATGCAGGAGATATGTTTCAGGGAACGCCCTACTTTAATTTATTTGAAGGACAGGTGGAGCTGGAGCTGATGTCTAAACTGGGTTATGACGCAGGTACTTTTGGCAATCATGAGTTTGATAATGGGTTAGCCGGTTTATCAAAACACTTTGACAAAGCTAATTTCCCCTTTATCACCTCGAATTATGATTTTAGCGACACTATTCTAGCTGGTAAAACAAAGGAATATATTATTCTGGAGCGATCTGGGCTAAAAATCGGTGTTTTTGCTGTAGGTATTCAATTGGACGGCATGGTGGACCCAAACAACCATAAGGGAGTAAAATACCTTGAGCCTATCGCAGTGGCTAATCGGCTAAGCAAAAAATTAAGAGAAGAAAAACGATGTGATCTAGTGATTTGCTTATCGCACATTGGTTATGAGTACAGTACGGATCAGGTATCGGACTTGGTGATGGCTTCCCAAACACGAGGAATCGACCTCATTATTGGAGGACATACACACACCTTTTTGGACAAACCTACTGAGGTGAAAAACCGCGATGGCGAAATCACGCTCGTCAATCAGATGGGCTACGGAGGGGCAAATCTTGGTCGCATAGACTATTATTTTGATAAGAAAAGTGGCAGCAAGCGATATTTAGCACAACATTACACGATTGATCAGACCTTTGGCGAAGATCAGCAACTGCTGGGATAG
- a CDS encoding 5'-nucleotidase — MTYFSFRIFVPYGMSLLLALSACKTAHWQKNNYEPTKFAIDQQIEPDSSITNYIAPYKQRLQAQMDTVIGQAAQMLPRSPTDGQSLGGNFFADALLALGQGLDPEVSCSLGTKYGIRVDIAQGDIQVGKVFELMPFENFLTVLTLKGEDLLTLGKFIAKSNGQPVAGMSIKIKNQQLVEMKIQGKAVESNKIYKLVTYDYLANGGDNIVGISSPLNRVDTPTRVREGLIAYIESLTKQGIQVNAERDERIIIVQ, encoded by the coding sequence ATGACATATTTTTCATTTAGAATCTTCGTGCCTTATGGGATGTCGCTTTTACTGGCTCTCAGCGCCTGTAAGACCGCTCATTGGCAAAAAAACAACTATGAGCCCACAAAATTTGCTATAGATCAGCAAATAGAGCCAGATTCCAGTATCACCAATTATATTGCGCCCTACAAACAACGGTTGCAAGCGCAAATGGATACGGTCATTGGTCAGGCAGCACAGATGCTTCCCCGCTCTCCAACTGATGGACAGAGCTTAGGAGGCAACTTTTTTGCAGATGCGTTGCTCGCTCTTGGACAGGGACTAGATCCAGAGGTTTCCTGCTCGTTAGGCACCAAGTATGGCATCCGCGTAGACATTGCTCAGGGAGATATCCAAGTAGGCAAAGTCTTTGAATTGATGCCTTTTGAAAATTTCTTGACCGTACTCACACTAAAAGGAGAAGATCTGTTGACACTCGGTAAATTTATTGCGAAGTCTAATGGACAACCGGTCGCGGGCATGTCTATCAAGATCAAGAATCAGCAACTGGTAGAGATGAAAATACAGGGCAAAGCGGTCGAGAGCAATAAAATTTACAAACTGGTTACCTATGATTACCTCGCGAATGGTGGAGATAATATAGTAGGTATTTCTAGCCCTCTAAATCGGGTAGATACGCCAACACGAGTACGCGAAGGCCTGATCGCTTACATAGAATCTTTAACGAAACAAGGAATACAAGTTAATGCAGAACGCGATGAAAGAATTATCATTGTACAATAG
- the pnuC gene encoding nicotinamide riboside transporter PnuC, whose protein sequence is MDIASFTTSLAQAFEQTSWVERLSVLFGVSQVLLSKNNKIANYPVGIVGIVLGMAALYGAKLYAEILLNVYYLVMSLYGWWYWTANRTQAEQPITRANRRDWSIVGVIVLGGFFILYLALRSFTDSDVPLWDAWVSCTAWAGMWLLARRKLENWLLLNLSNLFAIPLLVHKELYLFALLTTFLFVIAFVGFAKWRRIMKTQTPKYA, encoded by the coding sequence ATGGATATTGCTTCCTTCACCACATCATTAGCACAAGCTTTCGAGCAAACTTCCTGGGTTGAGCGCTTATCTGTACTGTTTGGAGTAAGTCAGGTTTTATTGTCTAAAAACAACAAAATTGCTAATTATCCCGTTGGTATTGTGGGTATTGTGCTAGGAATGGCCGCTTTATATGGAGCAAAGCTATACGCCGAAATTCTTCTAAATGTTTACTATCTAGTGATGAGTCTGTACGGTTGGTGGTACTGGACTGCTAATCGCACGCAGGCCGAGCAACCTATTACTCGTGCCAATCGACGCGATTGGAGTATTGTCGGTGTGATTGTATTGGGAGGCTTTTTCATACTGTATTTGGCGTTGCGTTCGTTTACCGATTCAGATGTGCCCTTATGGGATGCCTGGGTATCTTGTACCGCCTGGGCAGGTATGTGGCTGCTGGCGCGAAGAAAGTTGGAGAATTGGCTCTTACTCAATTTGAGTAATCTCTTTGCAATACCTTTGCTCGTGCATAAAGAACTGTACTTATTTGCATTGCTCACCACATTCCTTTTTGTTATTGCTTTTGTAGGTTTCGCGAAATGGCGTCGCATTATGAAGACTCAAACACCCAAATATGCTTAG
- a CDS encoding lysophospholipid acyltransferase family protein, translating into MKERILALVLYVISLLPFWILYRISDLLFVLIYYVFGYRKKVVLENLHNSFPEKSEAEIQKIARRFFRYLPDIIVETVKGKSISRKQVMKRVELLNPEVVYQYLEQGRGVMGVTAHYGNWELGIHRLAIMTELPRLVIYKPLSDKSFGNVLNAIRSRFGVSMVPMKQILRHLVNLKNQPQVSIFVADQTPGYQDSDYYTSFLGQDTLVFTGTERIAKSMDLPVVFFEIKKKARRGYYSCKFTTLVEHPRECADREIIHKHTAFTEQIIRNEPAYWLWSHRRWKRKKRQ; encoded by the coding sequence ATGAAAGAAAGAATATTGGCGCTTGTTTTATATGTGATTTCCTTACTGCCATTTTGGATACTGTATCGTATTTCAGACTTGCTGTTCGTGTTGATCTATTATGTATTTGGGTATCGAAAGAAGGTGGTATTGGAGAATTTGCACAATTCCTTTCCAGAGAAATCCGAAGCGGAAATTCAAAAGATAGCACGCCGTTTTTTTCGGTATTTACCGGATATTATCGTAGAAACTGTTAAAGGTAAAAGCATATCTAGGAAGCAAGTAATGAAACGAGTGGAACTGCTTAATCCAGAGGTGGTTTACCAATATTTAGAGCAGGGGCGTGGCGTGATGGGTGTAACAGCGCACTACGGGAATTGGGAGCTGGGAATTCACCGTCTTGCAATAATGACTGAATTACCCAGGCTAGTAATCTACAAACCCTTGTCCGATAAATCATTTGGCAATGTACTGAATGCCATTCGTAGCCGGTTTGGAGTCAGTATGGTGCCTATGAAGCAAATCCTGCGGCATTTGGTAAATCTAAAGAATCAGCCACAGGTCAGCATTTTTGTAGCCGATCAAACGCCAGGATATCAGGACTCGGATTATTACACGAGTTTTTTAGGACAGGATACACTAGTTTTTACCGGCACAGAACGTATTGCGAAGTCAATGGATCTACCGGTCGTATTTTTTGAAATCAAAAAAAAGGCGCGTCGTGGCTACTATTCGTGCAAATTTACAACGCTGGTGGAGCATCCTCGAGAATGCGCAGACAGAGAAATTATACATAAACATACGGCTTTTACAGAGCAAATTATACGCAACGAACCTGCTTATTGGCTGTGGTCTCATCGGCGCTGGAAAAGGAAAAAAAGACAATAA
- a CDS encoding glycosyltransferase family 2 protein, which yields MTGYPKVAVVILNWNGRYFLEKFLPSVFNSSYPNISFVVGDNASTDDSIAFVEKHYPTIRIVRNASNMGFAGGYNAVLERVDADYYVLLNSDVEVTEGWIEPVIAMLESNLNMAAAQPKILSFHERTKFEHAGASGGFIDAFGYPFCRGRILAHTEVDTGQYDDAIDIFWATGAALFIRAETWRASGGFDADFFAHMEEIDLCWRLKRMGFRIGVCPSSVVYHVGGGTLSASNPRKTFLNFRNNLMMLQKNLDWWPACRVIFIRMWLDLVALLQFLFKGRLGDAWAISRAHQEFLWYFFRTASKRKRFLGPFRRRGTYNRSLILDYFLRAKKKFSSLSERDFIR from the coding sequence ATGACGGGTTATCCAAAAGTTGCGGTAGTAATATTGAACTGGAATGGACGATATTTTCTAGAGAAATTTCTGCCATCGGTATTTAATAGCAGTTACCCAAATATAAGTTTTGTAGTAGGAGATAATGCGTCGACAGATGATTCAATAGCTTTTGTTGAAAAACACTATCCCACCATTCGCATCGTGCGAAACGCCAGTAATATGGGCTTTGCCGGCGGCTACAATGCGGTATTGGAGCGCGTGGATGCCGATTATTACGTGTTGCTCAATTCCGATGTAGAAGTAACGGAAGGTTGGATCGAGCCCGTGATCGCTATGCTGGAAAGCAATCTTAATATGGCAGCAGCACAGCCTAAAATTCTTTCCTTTCACGAGCGTACGAAATTCGAACACGCTGGAGCATCTGGTGGCTTTATCGACGCCTTTGGTTACCCTTTTTGTCGTGGACGGATTTTAGCGCATACAGAAGTAGATACTGGTCAATACGATGATGCCATTGATATATTCTGGGCGACAGGCGCTGCCTTGTTTATTCGGGCGGAGACCTGGCGAGCATCGGGTGGTTTTGATGCCGATTTCTTTGCTCATATGGAAGAAATCGATTTATGCTGGAGATTGAAACGAATGGGCTTCCGTATTGGTGTTTGTCCGAGCTCGGTAGTTTATCACGTAGGAGGGGGGACATTGAGTGCCAGTAATCCGCGAAAAACTTTCCTCAATTTTCGTAACAATTTGATGATGTTGCAGAAAAATCTGGATTGGTGGCCAGCGTGCCGTGTAATCTTTATTCGGATGTGGCTAGATCTTGTCGCCTTGCTACAATTTCTGTTCAAAGGAAGGCTGGGCGATGCCTGGGCAATTAGCCGTGCGCATCAAGAATTCCTTTGGTATTTCTTCCGTACTGCGAGCAAGCGTAAACGTTTTCTAGGGCCGTTCCGTAGAAGAGGAACATACAATCGTTCGCTTATTTTAGACTATTTCCTACGTGCTAAAAAGAAGTTTTCTAGTTTATCAGAGAGAGACTTCATTCGGTAA
- a CDS encoding acyl-CoA dehydrogenase family protein, producing the protein MLSEDIIELIEENEAYSAKAGVLSDVVLKIAFEKQWFNLWVPKEYGGLELELADGCRLLESLAYWDGSLGWTVTLCAGANMFAGFIDVATAKTLFLSGNVCFGGSGRASGKAIPVPGGYQLTGRWSYATGAPHLSHFTCNAVVFSGEDIAENQQELVKSFFVSREHVLIENDWQTFGLEATASHSFSIQDAFIPQEHCFELSPKAATHTSLLFQYPFLPFAEFTLFVNYLGMFSRYTDLVQKNFYLRAKDALWQEKHGKQLFKQLDRAQQFAEQSRKRIYELMEETWSNLLRGDYESNAILYSSVAAYTRQDLTVMRSHMMDLHVKCGISAAQSDSPLNRVFRNFFTATQHALLQS; encoded by the coding sequence ATGCTTAGTGAAGATATTATTGAACTAATAGAAGAAAACGAAGCGTACTCGGCGAAAGCGGGTGTACTAAGCGATGTAGTACTAAAGATAGCTTTTGAAAAGCAGTGGTTCAATCTTTGGGTGCCAAAAGAATACGGTGGACTGGAGCTTGAGCTTGCAGACGGATGTCGTTTGCTGGAATCTTTAGCCTATTGGGATGGCTCCTTGGGTTGGACAGTAACTTTGTGCGCTGGTGCTAATATGTTTGCCGGATTTATTGATGTGGCTACCGCAAAGACCTTATTCCTTTCTGGAAATGTGTGTTTTGGAGGTAGTGGCCGAGCTTCTGGAAAAGCGATTCCAGTTCCAGGCGGCTATCAATTAACGGGCAGATGGTCCTATGCTACCGGTGCACCGCACCTTAGTCACTTTACCTGCAATGCGGTCGTATTTTCCGGAGAAGATATAGCAGAAAATCAACAGGAGTTGGTAAAATCGTTCTTTGTGTCTCGAGAGCATGTTTTGATTGAAAATGACTGGCAAACATTTGGCCTGGAAGCTACCGCGAGTCATAGTTTTAGTATTCAGGATGCATTTATACCTCAAGAACACTGTTTTGAGCTTAGTCCAAAGGCTGCTACACATACTAGCTTACTATTTCAATACCCATTCCTACCTTTCGCAGAATTTACGCTATTCGTCAATTATTTAGGCATGTTTTCGCGGTATACCGATTTAGTGCAAAAAAATTTTTATCTACGGGCAAAGGATGCCCTATGGCAGGAGAAGCACGGAAAACAACTTTTTAAACAATTGGATAGGGCACAACAATTTGCAGAACAAAGTAGAAAAAGAATCTATGAACTAATGGAAGAAACCTGGAGCAATCTATTGCGCGGAGATTACGAGTCCAACGCCATCCTATATTCATCCGTAGCGGCCTACACGAGGCAAGATCTGACCGTAATGAGATCCCACATGATGGATTTGCATGTCAAATGCGGCATCTCGGCAGCGCAGTCAGATTCACCGCTGAATAGGGTATTTCGTAACTTTTTTACGGCTACGCAACATGCATTGCTACAATCTTAA
- the recR gene encoding recombination mediator RecR: protein MHFSSKLLEQAVEEFGKLPGVGKKTALRLVLHLLKQSKEDVNRFSQAFTMLKEHIKYCRHCFNISDTDTCEICQSPKRDRTTICVVEDTRDVMAIENTNQYQGVYHVLGGLISPMDGIGPADLRIDGLIERVKQGDIKEVILALSATMEGDTTIFYLYRKLQEFSIEVSTIARGIAFGGELEYVDEITLGRSIMTRVPYERKVG from the coding sequence ATGCATTTTTCGTCTAAATTACTGGAGCAAGCCGTAGAAGAGTTTGGTAAGTTGCCTGGCGTGGGCAAAAAGACGGCCTTACGTTTGGTATTACATTTACTCAAGCAATCCAAGGAAGACGTCAACCGTTTTTCTCAAGCTTTCACCATGCTCAAAGAGCATATCAAATATTGTCGTCACTGCTTCAATATTTCTGATACAGATACCTGCGAAATTTGTCAATCTCCAAAACGAGATCGTACCACCATTTGTGTGGTGGAGGATACGCGAGATGTGATGGCGATCGAAAACACCAATCAGTACCAGGGTGTATACCACGTATTGGGTGGATTGATCTCGCCGATGGATGGCATAGGGCCTGCAGATTTACGTATCGATGGATTGATCGAACGCGTAAAGCAAGGTGATATCAAGGAAGTGATCTTGGCGTTGAGTGCTACGATGGAAGGGGATACCACGATCTTCTATTTGTACCGCAAGTTACAGGAGTTCTCTATTGAGGTTTCTACCATTGCCCGAGGCATTGCCTTCGGCGGAGAATTAGAATATGTAGACGAAATCACATTAGGACGTTCTATCATGACTCGTGTACCTTACGAGCGTAAGGTGGGATAA
- the fabG gene encoding 3-oxoacyl-[acyl-carrier-protein] reductase, with protein MKLLAGKTALITGASKGIGRKIAEVFAQHGANVAFTYLSSVEKGLALESELQEYGTQIKGYRSDAAKFDEAEQLIGDIVADFGTLDIVVNNAGITKDALLMRMSEENWDDVIDINLKSVFNITKAATKVMMKSRKGSIINMSSVVGIQGNAGQSNYAASKAGIIGFSRSIAKELGSRNIRTNVIAPGFIRTEMTDILDEKVVSAWEAGIPMKRAGETEEVANACLFLASDLSSYVNGQVLAVDGGML; from the coding sequence ATGAAACTACTTGCAGGTAAAACCGCTTTAATTACTGGCGCCTCGAAAGGAATAGGCCGCAAAATCGCTGAAGTATTCGCGCAACACGGTGCTAACGTGGCATTCACTTACCTTTCTTCCGTGGAAAAAGGGCTAGCATTGGAAAGTGAGTTGCAGGAATATGGTACACAAATTAAAGGTTACCGTTCAGACGCTGCCAAATTCGACGAAGCAGAGCAATTAATTGGAGATATCGTAGCGGACTTTGGTACGTTAGATATTGTTGTAAACAACGCTGGTATCACGAAAGATGCTTTGTTGATGCGAATGTCAGAAGAAAACTGGGATGACGTCATTGATATCAACCTAAAATCGGTTTTCAATATTACAAAAGCTGCTACAAAGGTCATGATGAAAAGCCGCAAAGGATCTATCATCAATATGAGCTCTGTAGTTGGTATACAAGGAAATGCCGGTCAATCTAACTACGCTGCTTCAAAAGCAGGTATTATAGGTTTCTCTAGATCTATTGCGAAAGAGTTAGGTTCTCGCAACATTCGTACAAACGTCATTGCACCAGGATTTATCCGTACAGAGATGACTGATATTCTGGATGAAAAAGTGGTATCTGCTTGGGAAGCAGGTATTCCGATGAAACGTGCGGGCGAAACAGAAGAAGTAGCTAATGCTTGTTTATTCCTCGCTTCAGACCTATCCAGCTATGTCAATGGCCAGGTATTGGCTGTAGACGGTGGAATGTTGTAG
- a CDS encoding WbqC family protein yields the protein MTEQLLLPAFYLPNVSYFQAIYQHKGGICIEQYEHFPKQTYRTRTQIGTANGGLDLIVPVMHGKKVHVPVKDVRINYDHPWQRLHWLSIQTAYRSSAYFEYYEDDFTRFYQDKFEFLVDYHMEQLSLLLRLLKINRDLSLSESYVKEIDAPVDWRIAATPRKPSLMVDPKPYYQVFEEKTGFVSNLSIIDLLFNQGPQSRSFL from the coding sequence ATGACAGAACAATTACTATTGCCCGCCTTTTACCTTCCGAATGTTTCCTATTTTCAGGCTATTTATCAACATAAAGGCGGTATTTGTATAGAGCAGTATGAACATTTTCCTAAACAAACCTACAGAACGCGCACACAGATTGGCACCGCCAACGGAGGATTGGATTTGATTGTACCTGTAATGCATGGCAAGAAAGTACATGTTCCAGTCAAAGACGTCCGTATCAATTATGATCATCCTTGGCAGCGCTTACATTGGCTTAGCATACAAACGGCGTACCGTAGTTCTGCCTACTTCGAATATTATGAGGATGACTTCACCCGATTCTATCAGGATAAGTTCGAGTTTTTAGTAGATTACCATATGGAACAGCTTAGCCTGCTATTACGATTATTGAAAATCAATCGTGACCTCTCCTTATCCGAAAGTTATGTCAAAGAAATTGACGCTCCTGTGGACTGGCGGATTGCTGCAACTCCGCGGAAACCAAGCTTAATGGTAGACCCAAAGCCGTACTACCAAGTGTTCGAAGAAAAAACTGGATTTGTGTCCAATTTAAGTATTATAGACCTGCTGTTTAACCAAGGTCCGCAATCGCGATCCTTTCTATAA
- a CDS encoding acyl transferase, which produces MLLEANAIFTIQDEAAFNALALSIFRFQATHVAVYRKYIAYLGRNVSDVQHYTDIPFLPIEFFKTQNVLVDDQEAILTFQSSGTTGSVTSKHFVTDPSLYEKSYNQAFQMSYGDPSDSAILALLPSYQEREGSSLIYMVNDLISQSNVPESGYFLADHQSLFQTLITLQQKGVKTILFGVTYALLDFIASYPVQFPELIVMETGGMKGRRKEMIRHELHEILKDGFGVPQVHSEYGMTELLSQAYAIQDGIFQTPPWMKVLIRDTNDPLTLLHNRQTGAINVIDLANLYSCAFIATQDLGKLHTDGRFEILGRFDHSDIRGCNLLVQ; this is translated from the coding sequence ATGTTGCTGGAGGCGAACGCTATATTCACTATTCAAGATGAAGCTGCATTTAATGCATTAGCGTTATCCATATTTCGCTTTCAGGCTACTCACGTAGCTGTCTACAGAAAATATATAGCCTATTTGGGTAGAAATGTATCCGATGTTCAACATTATACAGACATCCCATTTCTACCCATTGAGTTTTTTAAGACGCAAAATGTCCTTGTCGACGACCAGGAAGCTATTCTCACTTTTCAGAGTTCAGGCACTACCGGATCTGTCACTAGCAAGCATTTTGTAACGGATCCCTCTTTGTACGAAAAGAGCTACAATCAAGCGTTTCAGATGAGTTATGGTGATCCTTCGGATAGTGCTATTCTAGCCCTGTTACCGTCTTATCAGGAACGAGAAGGGTCTTCTTTGATCTACATGGTCAATGATCTTATTTCCCAAAGTAACGTACCGGAAAGTGGTTATTTTTTAGCTGATCATCAGAGCCTATTCCAGACCCTAATCACACTGCAGCAAAAAGGTGTAAAGACAATCCTTTTCGGAGTTACCTATGCGTTGTTGGATTTCATTGCCTCCTATCCGGTGCAATTTCCAGAATTGATCGTGATGGAAACTGGGGGCATGAAAGGTCGACGCAAGGAGATGATTCGCCATGAGTTACACGAAATATTGAAAGATGGATTTGGCGTACCACAGGTGCATTCAGAATATGGGATGACCGAATTGCTGAGCCAGGCTTATGCCATACAAGATGGTATCTTCCAGACTCCTCCGTGGATGAAAGTGTTGATTCGGGATACCAACGATCCGCTTACACTATTACACAATCGGCAGACCGGAGCGATCAACGTAATTGACCTGGCCAACCTATATTCCTGTGCATTTATTGCTACGCAGGATTTAGGAAAGCTGCATACTGATGGTAGGTTCGAAATCCTAGGAAGATTCGACCATAGTGATATTCGCGGCTGTAACCTACTGGTGCAATAA